One genomic segment of Mycolicibacterium gilvum includes these proteins:
- a CDS encoding ATP-binding cassette domain-containing protein gives MSDAPAAELAITARALTLNGPAGPLYGPVDLDVDEGGVTVLVCPPGVGRTALLLTLAGRMRPTSGRLSVLGRTGARSIFGIAAVAAVDGVDDVAQTATVGELVTEKMRWDAPWYRAIRRADDAEVAGFCGPVFGDLPIPAATAPVEELGELDAMLLLIALANSVRPALLVVGGIDRVAEDGSRDLLVQRLAALGDRQTIVTAGANGVSGHAVRQIVVGTITRPEWAGDPGGVA, from the coding sequence GTGTCAGACGCACCGGCTGCCGAGCTCGCGATCACTGCGCGGGCGCTCACGTTGAATGGCCCGGCAGGGCCGCTCTACGGTCCTGTGGATCTCGACGTCGACGAAGGCGGCGTGACCGTGCTGGTGTGCCCTCCCGGCGTCGGCCGCACGGCGTTGCTGCTGACCCTGGCCGGACGCATGCGACCCACGTCGGGCCGTCTGAGCGTCTTGGGCCGGACCGGAGCGCGCAGCATCTTCGGGATCGCCGCGGTGGCCGCGGTCGACGGTGTCGACGACGTCGCGCAGACGGCCACCGTCGGCGAGCTGGTGACGGAGAAGATGCGCTGGGATGCCCCGTGGTACAGAGCGATTCGCCGAGCCGACGACGCCGAGGTGGCCGGGTTCTGCGGGCCCGTGTTCGGAGATCTGCCGATACCGGCGGCGACGGCGCCGGTCGAGGAACTCGGCGAGCTCGACGCGATGCTGTTGCTCATCGCGTTGGCTAACTCGGTCCGGCCGGCGCTGCTGGTCGTCGGGGGTATCGACCGCGTCGCCGAGGACGGGAGCCGCGATCTGCTGGTGCAGCGCCTCGCCGCGCTCGGTGACCGGCAGACGATCGTCACCGCCGGGGCCAACGGCGTCAGCGGTCACGCGGTACGCCAGATCGTCGTCGGGACCATCACCCGCCCCGAGTGGGCGGGCGATCCGGGAGGTGTCGCCTGA
- a CDS encoding YhgE/Pip domain-containing protein has product MALAGMSLGTDLSRYFHGRLPRIALATIIVMPLLYGAMYLWAFWNPFAEVNKVPVALVNEDRGASAQGQDLRAGDEVARALIDSGQLHLTEMSAQEAAEGVAAGDYYFSITLPEDFSASVASPSGGDPRQATIRFTFNDANNYLASVIGQNASREIVNQVNAEIGERSVGTVVTGLTDAGQGLQQAADGAQQLATGLGTADDGARRLAGGADTLSSGLNTAQDGSAELAAGTQRLATSIDKTTGPLLEMLDRVGAVGLNPDDVAVAAQHLSGAVRSTTDRLAALNVNTAQAAAIVDHSVGFLQSSPDPAVRDAGHALAGAQRLLRAQGIDPTTDEGLIRLRDSASRLESELGDPQSTLRVFLARALNGGLRSDVASLRDGVDQLNSGAQRLADGLVQLAGGGRELAAGAHDLAEGTGKLRAGGQELATRLRDGSTQIPSWTPQQRTEVARTLAAPVGADLVTDNPAPTFGTGFAPFFLPLALFIGALIVWMLLSPLRSRPIVNGLGALRVVLASFWPALLVVVCQVFVMYVVVHFGVGLQAKHPVATVGFLVLIGGTFLALIQAFNALFGVAVGRVVTLAFLMLQLVSAGGIYPVETTAKPFQILHPFDPMTYAVNGLRQLTVGGVDSRLWVGIGVLAGLLAASLATSAWAARRNRQYTVDRLRPPIEV; this is encoded by the coding sequence ATGGCGCTTGCGGGGATGTCGCTGGGCACCGATCTCTCGCGGTACTTCCACGGCCGGCTGCCGCGGATCGCGCTGGCCACGATCATCGTGATGCCGCTGCTGTACGGCGCGATGTACCTGTGGGCGTTCTGGAACCCGTTCGCCGAGGTCAACAAGGTTCCGGTGGCGCTGGTCAACGAGGACCGCGGCGCGTCGGCGCAGGGACAGGACCTGCGGGCCGGCGATGAGGTCGCGCGGGCGTTGATCGATTCCGGCCAGCTGCACCTGACCGAGATGTCAGCTCAGGAGGCCGCCGAGGGTGTAGCGGCAGGCGATTACTACTTCTCGATCACGCTGCCGGAGGACTTCAGTGCGAGCGTCGCGTCCCCGTCGGGTGGCGATCCGCGGCAGGCGACGATCCGGTTCACCTTCAACGACGCCAACAACTACCTCGCCTCCGTCATCGGCCAGAACGCCTCCCGTGAGATCGTCAACCAGGTCAACGCCGAGATCGGTGAGCGGTCCGTCGGCACGGTGGTGACGGGCCTGACCGATGCGGGGCAGGGCCTGCAGCAGGCCGCCGACGGTGCGCAGCAGCTCGCGACGGGTCTCGGCACGGCCGACGACGGGGCTCGTCGGTTGGCCGGCGGTGCCGACACGCTGTCCTCCGGTCTGAACACCGCGCAGGACGGCTCGGCCGAGTTGGCTGCCGGGACACAGCGATTGGCCACGTCGATCGACAAGACGACGGGACCGTTGCTGGAAATGCTCGACCGGGTCGGTGCCGTGGGGTTGAACCCCGACGACGTGGCTGTCGCCGCGCAGCACCTCTCCGGTGCGGTCCGTTCGACCACGGACCGCCTCGCAGCCCTGAACGTCAACACCGCGCAGGCCGCCGCGATCGTCGACCACTCTGTCGGATTTCTGCAGTCCAGTCCCGACCCGGCGGTGCGCGACGCCGGGCACGCCCTCGCCGGCGCACAACGTCTGCTGCGCGCGCAGGGTATCGACCCGACCACCGACGAGGGTCTGATCCGTCTGCGCGACAGCGCTTCCCGGTTGGAGAGCGAGTTGGGCGACCCGCAGAGCACGCTGCGGGTCTTCCTCGCGCGGGCCCTGAACGGGGGACTGCGGTCCGATGTCGCCTCGCTCAGAGACGGGGTGGATCAGTTGAACTCGGGCGCTCAGCGGCTCGCCGACGGCCTGGTGCAGCTGGCCGGTGGTGGGCGTGAACTCGCGGCCGGGGCACACGATCTGGCCGAGGGGACCGGGAAGTTGCGGGCCGGCGGGCAGGAGTTGGCCACCAGGTTGCGCGACGGCAGCACACAAATCCCCTCGTGGACACCGCAGCAACGCACCGAGGTGGCCCGGACCCTGGCCGCGCCGGTGGGCGCCGATCTGGTGACCGACAATCCGGCGCCCACCTTCGGCACGGGCTTCGCACCGTTCTTCCTTCCACTGGCCCTGTTCATCGGCGCGTTGATCGTGTGGATGCTGTTGTCGCCGTTGCGATCCCGACCGATCGTCAACGGGCTGGGCGCGTTGCGGGTGGTGCTGGCCTCGTTCTGGCCCGCGTTGCTGGTCGTGGTGTGCCAGGTGTTCGTGATGTATGTCGTGGTGCACTTCGGGGTCGGGTTGCAGGCGAAGCATCCGGTGGCGACGGTCGGTTTCCTGGTGCTGATCGGTGGCACGTTCCTGGCGCTGATCCAGGCGTTCAACGCGCTGTTCGGGGTCGCCGTCGGCCGGGTGGTCACGCTGGCATTCCTGATGCTGCAGCTGGTCTCGGCGGGTGGCATCTATCCGGTCGAGACGACGGCGAAGCCGTTCCAGATCCTGCACCCGTTCGACCCGATGACCTATGCGGTCAACGGGCTACGCCAGTTGACCGTCGGCGGCGTCGACTCCCGGCTGTGGGTCGGGATCGGCGTGCTGGCCGGGCTGCTCGCCGCGTCGCTGGCGACCAGTGCGTGGGCTGCCAGACGGAATCGGCAGTACACGGTGGACCGGCTCCGGCCACCTATCGAGGTGTGA